The Kitasatospora albolonga nucleotide sequence GACTGGAAGATCGACTATGGCCCCGCGGATCACCTCCTGACCATGGTCTAGGTCCTGTCGTCACACCGCCGTCGTTGCCCGAAGGGCGGCCGGGTACTGCGACCTCGGCCCCGGCACGCGCTCCAGCGACCGGGGGATCTGGGTCGGCAGGGGGAAGTCATGCCCGACCCGAAGGCCGGAGGGCCCGGGAGGGGAGGTTGGGGCGGGGGTGGCGGTACGTTCGGGGGGTACGTGTGAGGCTGCGCCTGTTCACCGGCGCCGGACCGAGGAGCGCGCCATGGTCGCCGAGGGCCCTCAGCCACCGCCGCAGTCAGCGCTGCCGGATGCCTCACAGCCCCCGCAGCCCCCGTTGCTGGACGCGCTGACCGATGTGGCCGGGGTCCGGGTCGGGCATGCTCAGGTGGCCGGGGCCGGGGCGTTGAGCGGGACGACCGTGGTGCTGGCGCCGGAGGGCGGGGCGGTGGCCGCCGTCGACGTACGGGGTGGCGGGCCGGGGACCCGGGAGACGGATGCGCTGGACCCGCGCAACCTGGTGCAGCGGGTCGACGCGATCGTCCTCACGGGCGGCAGCGCGTTCGGGCTGGATGCCGCGTCCGGTGTGGTGGCCTGGCTGGAGGAGCAGGGCCGGGGCGTCAGGGTCGGCGCGGGGCCCACCCAGGTCGTCCCCGTCGTCCCGGCCGCCGCCCTCTTCGACCTGGGCCGGGGCGGCGACTGGCGGGCCCGCCCCGATGCCTCGACCGGCCGCGCGGCGGTGGAGGCGGCGGCCGCTTCCGAACCGGGGACGCCGGTCGCCGAGGGGAGCGTGGGCGCGGGTACGGGGGCGGTGGCCGGGCAGCTCAAGGGCGGCATCGGCACGGCGAGCGTGCGGCTCGGTTCCGGGGTCACCGTGGCCGCCCTGGTCGCGGTGAACGCGGCGGGCTCGGTGCTCGATCCCCGTACGGGAGTGCTGTTCGGGGAGTACGGGGCCGGGGAGCCGCCCGCGTACCCGGCGGCCGGGACGCACGCGGCGGCGCTGCGGCGGCTGGCCCGGGAGCAGGAGGCGATGGCGGCGGCCGGGGGCGGGGTGCCGCCGTTCAACACCACGATCGCGGTCGTCGCGACGGACGCGGACCTCGTCCGGGCCCAGGCGCAGAAGCTGGCGGGCACCGCGCACGACGGCATGGCCCGCGCGGTGCGCCCGGTGCACCTGCTGACCGACG carries:
- a CDS encoding hydrolase — encoded protein: MPDASQPPQPPLLDALTDVAGVRVGHAQVAGAGALSGTTVVLAPEGGAVAAVDVRGGGPGTRETDALDPRNLVQRVDAIVLTGGSAFGLDAASGVVAWLEEQGRGVRVGAGPTQVVPVVPAAALFDLGRGGDWRARPDASTGRAAVEAAAASEPGTPVAEGSVGAGTGAVAGQLKGGIGTASVRLGSGVTVAALVAVNAAGSVLDPRTGVLFGEYGAGEPPAYPAAGTHAAALRRLAREQEAMAAAGGGVPPFNTTIAVVATDADLVRAQAQKLAGTAHDGMARAVRPVHLLTDGDTVFALATGRVRVDSENPVAVNEILAAGADVLARAIVKAVRAARSTEGPGGAFLAYTDLYGDRADDRDPHGDRTDGKDPHKERPDGGGEA